The proteins below come from a single Parageobacillus thermoglucosidasius genomic window:
- a CDS encoding IS3 family transposase (programmed frameshift), with protein MAKKGQTFNTYSEELKREVVRLKLEEGWSYRQLREHFGIKSDAQIAQWGKKVQRGESLKDQRGVWNRKHFSSLEEENAYLKAQVEYPKKAQSKSTREGVILKAERFLIIEELRKKHPLVWLLQIGEVSKAGYYKWRKNRSKRALRLEEDLLLKEHLLAIHKIHPYFGYKRMTRALSREGIMVNHKRVRRLMRELGIQSVIRKKRPFYGRRGSVVFPNVLNREFCADHSFQKLVTDITYVRVGDTFAYLSAVLDLYNNEIVAWELSERNDLELVLNTLKQLEEKPFSKNALLHSDQGFQYTTKSYENQPQELKIQGSHSRRGNCHDNACIESFFSHLKTEKLYLVRPKTIKQAHQAIEEYIDFYNHSRFQEKLNGLSPIEYREKAAA; from the exons ATGGCGAAGAAAGGACAAACTTTTAACACCTATTCCGAAGAGCTGAAACGGGAAGTCGTTCGTTTGAAGTTGGAGGAGGGCTGGTCTTATCGGCAGCTCCGCGAACATTTTGGAATCAAGAGCGACGCCCAGATTGCGCAATGGGGCAAGAAAGTTCAACGCGGCGAGTCATTGAAAGATCAACGGGGAGTGTGGAATCGCAAACATTTTTCCAGTTTGGAAGAGGAAAACGCGTATTTGAAAGCGCAGGTGGAATACC CTAAAAAAGCGCAATCCAAATCTACACGGGAAGGAGTGATCTTAAAAGCGGAAAGGTTTCTCATTATTGAGGAACTGCGGAAAAAGCATCCACTTGTATGGCTGCTCCAAATTGGCGAAGTTTCCAAAGCTGGATACTACAAATGGCGCAAAAACCGATCCAAAAGGGCGTTGCGTCTGGAAGAAGATCTTCTGTTGAAAGAACATTTACTCGCTATTCATAAGATTCATCCATACTTCGGATATAAACGAATGACAAGGGCATTATCTAGGGAAGGAATCATGGTAAACCATAAACGTGTACGGCGTCTCATGAGGGAATTGGGAATTCAATCGGTAATTCGCAAAAAGCGTCCTTTCTACGGACGAAGAGGATCTGTGGTATTTCCGAATGTCTTAAACCGCGAATTCTGCGCCGACCATTCGTTTCAAAAGCTCGTAACAGATATTACGTATGTGCGTGTGGGAGATACGTTTGCTTACTTGTCTGCGGTTTTAGATTTATATAACAACGAAATTGTCGCGTGGGAATTATCGGAAAGAAACGATCTTGAATTGGTATTAAATACTCTGAAACAACTAGAGGAGAAGCCATTTAGCAAGAATGCTCTTCTGCATTCGGATCAAGGATTCCAATACACGACAAAATCCTATGAGAACCAGCCCCAAGAACTCAAAATTCAAGGAAGCCATTCCCGAAGAGGAAATTGCCACGATAATGCGTGTATCGAAAGCTTTTTCTCCCATTTAAAGACAGAGAAGCTGTATTTAGTGCGCCCAAAAACGATCAAACAGGCGCATCAGGCGATAGAAGAATATATTGATTTTTACAATCACAGTCGTTTTCAAGAAAAGCTAAACGGCCTTTCCCCGATTGAATACCGAGAAAAGGCCGCAGCTTAA